From Myxocyprinus asiaticus isolate MX2 ecotype Aquarium Trade chromosome 25, UBuf_Myxa_2, whole genome shotgun sequence, one genomic window encodes:
- the LOC127416455 gene encoding zinc transporter 2-like translates to MDPTPTSEKSHLINEKNAKIYSLKINSEFSGSKESCPNLPLGNGDMAGAIELKRPVGTHCHGNKAMYEESHEKLIAKKKLCIASIVCLVFMIGEVIGGYLAHSLAIMTDAAHLLTDFGSMMVSLFSLWISTRPATKIMNFGWHRSEILGALISVMSIWIVTGVLVYLAIERIVKNDYEIDGHVMVVTSGCAVVVNIIMAYILHHSTTFHSHGSGYHKIDENGMSPVGHGHSHSLLGSHGNTSVRAAFIHVLGDLLQSFGVMVAAIIIYFRPEYKVADPICTFLFSLFVLGTTSTILKDVFRILMEGAPKSIEFNSVKELLLSLKAVKAMHSLHLWALTLGQSLLSVHIAIDEDADPQCVLKEATELLQTKFGFYSTTIQVEPYCEDMIYCAQCQDPMD, encoded by the exons TGAATTCTCAGGTTCCAAAGAAAGTTGCCCAAACCTGCCTTTGGGAAATGGTGATATGGCTGGTGCTATAGAACTGAAGAGGCCTGTTGGAACTCATTGccatggaaataaagcaatgTATGAGGAGAGTCATGAGAAACTCATAGCAAAGAAGAAACTCTGCATTGCCTCCATAGTCTGTCTGGTTTTCATGATTGGAGAGGTTATAG GTGGCTATCTAGCACACAGTCTGGCCATCATGACCGATGCTGCCCACCTTCTGACCGATTTTGGCAGTATGATGGTCAGTCTTTTCTCACTCTGGATCTCCACAAGACCAGCCACAAAGATAATGAACTTTGGCTGGCACAGATCAG agatTCTGGGAGCACTGATATCTGTAATGTCCATCTGGATCGTGACTGGGGTGTTGGTGTACCTCGCCATTGAGAGGATTGTTAAAAATGATTATGAGATCGATGGCCATGTGATGGTTGTAACCTCTGGTTGTGCTGTTGTGGTCAACATTAT AATGGCATATATTCTACACCATTCCACGACTTTTCACAGTCACGGTTCAGGTTACCACAAGATTGATGAGAATGGGATGAGCCCAGTGGGCCATGGCCACTCCCACAGCCTCCTTGGTAGTCATGGGAACACCAGTGTCAGAGcagcatttattcatgttttggGGGATCTGTTACAGAGCTTTGGAGTGATGGTGGCAGCCATTATAATCTACTTCAgg CCAGAATACAAAGTAGCCGATCCCATTTGCACTTTCCTCTTCTCTTTGTTCGTCCTGGGTACCACCAGTACCATCCTGAAAGATGTCTTCCGCATTCTAATGGAGG GGGCACCCAAAAGTATAGAGTTTAATTCAGTGAAGGAGTTGCTACTCTCTTTGAAGGCAGTGAAGGCCATGCATAGTCTACACTTGTGGGCTCTTACCTTAGGCCAGAGTCTGCTATCCGTTCACATAGCTATTG ATGAGGATGCTGACCCTCAGTGTGTCTTAAAGGAAGCCACTGAACTTCTTCAGACCAAATTTGGCTTTTACAGCACAACCATTCAAGTGGAGCCTTATTGTGAGGACATGATCTACTGCGCCCAGTGCCAGGACCCTATGGACTAA